The Henningerozyma blattae CBS 6284 chromosome 7, complete genome region ttatataaaatattattgtttataTAACTAAATAACTTTGTAGCATGGGTGTAAAATGATGTTGTTTGAATTCTATACTCTTTATAACATTATAGAAGATTGGTTAGcaaaattaacaaaaaaaaacgtGTTAATTTTAGATAGAATCAACTATAATGCATGATGTAAAAGGTAGTACTGCTATAGTATTGTACTGAAATGTGTGGTATGTTCAGAAATATACCGATAGCACCacgaataataataaataaatcatataACATCCTCCATTTCgacttcttcttcttggTCTTCTTGATTTTCATGGCCTTCTCCCAGCATTCCATCTGAGTTCTGGCCATCTGCACCTTGATCATCAGCTAATTCACCTAAAGTAGCctttctttcttcttcctttaattttttatattccgGTCTCAGAGTATACTTAAAGGCATAGGGACCTTTCTTCACTAAGGTGGCAACCTTATCTAAACATTCCTTCAAATGAGCTTCAGGTTGTCTTGTACGTTCTTTTAAACCCTTTAATGACCaataatcatattcatcaaataaCTTGAATAAGTAATCCAAGATTTCTTTCTTTGGCATTCTAATAGATTTGATATTGTTCTTTGTCTTTTCTCTACCAACttttaagaaattagaGTTATCCGATCTCATAGACATACCGGTATGCGACATCGTTACACCAACAGTTTCATCTAATGTAGTAATACGTtccttattattatatttcacAATGTTACGTCTTTGttcaacaattttattataatttggaTCATGCATAGATGGCATTACTTGACATTCATGGCAAATAGTACCAATCACAGCAGTTTTCTTCGGAATAGTCTTAACATACGGAATATATCTATCTCTACCATCACGATCAGTCATCACACGGTGATTAAACTTCCTCCTATTGTTACGTCTTttctgttgttgttgttttttttttagttctTCTTCACGCTCCTGTTTCTTAAGATAAGCTTGTCTTTGTTTTTCAGGATCAGCGgctaattctttttctctctgctgatatttttttagattcTGTTCAGTAAATACGAACTCATTTTCGACAACTTTCTTCGttaattctaaatcatATTCATGTGGAattgaatcattatcattttcatttaacattaatttaattttactaccatctttattaattttaattttaccCAATTCTTGACCATGTAAGTTATTTCTATCTCTCCAAACTTTGGCTAAAAACATGGGTAGCCTAACTAGCCAAACTTGTCTATTGTTATTTGTCAAGTTTAAATCTAATGATTCTTCATAAACTTTTGTTTCATTGTTTTCAATATCGTTACCATCAAACacttcttcatcttgaGATTGATAACCGTCATTGCCACTATTAATTTCGGTAGTATTCATATCTGTAGTTCTACTCGTATTTCCTATAATATTGTTCATATCTgtctataaaaaaaataatagaggCTGATTTAAGCTGAACTCTGTTccattttatattcaataattcaaactattttttttctcttccAATTCctcaatattaaatatccTTATGCTATGATTAAGTTAACAAGATATCTTTCCGGGATACcttatttggaaaaatacCGAGTTCAAAGGAGAAAATTTCAACAAGaaacaaatttataaaaatttattgtatttccgtaatctttattaattaaaaaagtttgTAGTATTTTATTCGATATTGTTTAATTATAGATTTTAATCtccaaataatagtattgAATGTGTTATAATATTGagaaatataatgaataattatgaaaaagttcataaaattattgagGAAGAAAATCTTATcgaattaaaagatttaaagaTAACATTAagtgaaatttcaaatttatcgCAATCCAATAGGCAAAATAacttatttgaatataataaatcaaaattatgcaaaaaatgtaatttatatattttctatttaattaattttaaaaattcttccaAAGAAAATCGTAAGAGCTTACttccattattaattgatttacgTAATAAggaaattgaagataataTATTGGTATCAATCTCtactatattatattactaccaaaataaaaatatactaaAATGTCATGAAAGTTACTATTCTTTAAGTATTGGTAACATTGCTTGGCCAATTGGAATCACTAACGTTGGTATTCATGAACGTAACATTAAgaatagtaaaaaaagtaatataATGGTTAATGAGGTAAGACGGTTATGGATGAGCAGTCTGAAGAGCTTATTAAACTAATAGtatataaagaatattCGAACAAAATGGTTACTTAGcattcttttttgtttttgttttgtaataatttttttcctaaTGTATTTACGACTCTAAAATTTCTTGTTCATTGTGTCATGATGCCAAAATCTTTATGTTTCACATAattatgaatttatttctgTCCTGATGAATTCtaactatattttttactgTAATCAATATGAAAGTgaaatcttcttcaattgtATGTGTTCTTTTTCGGAGTTGCCATTGTTAATAGTAAAGATTTTCGGAGTTTTGGCAAATTGTTTAACTTAACATATCAAATAATGgtgaataaataaaatggtctaattatattattcaattgacAAGTGACAGTATCTACTGGgccaatatatatatttcattaattagTAGTAACATATATAATTGTAACTATTGGAATAACTTTCCATAATGTGGTTCAACAAAATGCAAAAATTAGTTATAAACTGAGGTATAAAGCGTTAAGTGATTCGTAATTCTCTTTTTTCCGCTAATTACTTAtgagaataaaaaatattttttctacatgtaaaatatattatattataattgcataaattaatatatattgcTAGGATTATTACGCCTCTAAAATCAGAGCAGATATTGTTTGCACGTGATTTCTTGAATTCTTCCTGTTTTAATCATCAAACCCTACAAGTAGATTATTAGAAGAGTTGCTATTATCTTCTTAATGTATCAgttgcaaaaaaaaataactacCTGTCTATATAGAATTTGTCTTGTTTTTCACTTTATCCTTCTTTGATGTGTCGGtcttttttgtttcattatggtatttttttttttgctatCCTGATAAAACTCGGAAATTTTGATATCTTTCTAGTTGTTTGATATTTCTATAATAATCTCTTTAGGAACTATATATAAACCTGATATAAATGATAAGTTCTAGTTCACTTCTGATATTcgataaaatataattacaTCTAAAGGTATATCAGCTGTATTTTTACCTGTTTGTTGGCcatattttatcaataatatagTGGTAAGAATCTGTACCTGACGAAGAACGAAATaagtgaaaaataaaaataaaaaaaaagtgttGTTAAGAAGTAAGGTATGGATCACATAACggttaaaaatttataaagtATAACAAATCGAAAAGACAacttttataaaaatactatTATAGAACaaaactaataaaatacattGCTAGACTATtacattttatatttaatataaatatccTTAAGAACTCTTAAGATTATTCCAAAAACAGCAAAGTTTTCATTATAGAATAAAGCATGCCTGAGAAAATACCCAACTCATTTCTAAACAATACGCCAAATTCTTCTcctttaaaatcaaaagatAGAAAAAGATTCAGGCGGCGATCGGTCTATATTGGATCTTCATCTTCGAGCTCTTCGATACTAAGTTCACCATCAAAGAGAAATaacaagaatatttataataatccaCATAGTGCACACAGCACTAACAATAATATCTCAATTAATCACTCAAGTAGTACAATCGGCTTGCATCATAGTAATAGtggtaataatagtaataacgGTAGTTCAAGTAATTTGAACTTAAATCTAACAAAGgcaaaaagtaaaaatacTGTACAATATAATGATCGGTTTTTACCTAATAGAACAGACTTAGATTACAATTCAATGGGCTCACTATCTAATTCTATAAAAATTTCCTTAAACAGTAAGCCTTCGAGCACAGAGGATCAGATAGAAGTTCAAAAAGAACGGCAAATTGATGAAACCTTTGATgctttattaaagaatgaaatttttggtgaaaaattattaaaagattctTTGAACAATGAATCTACCATCGATAGAATTAAAAGTACAAGAAACTCAACCAATTTCTCAAATACACGACGGAGATTGtttgataattcaaataattcaccTACTAATAGCAATGgtccaaatatttttttgtcagGATTACcatcaaattcaaactaTACATCTTCTGGAAATAGTAACGCTTCTGCTGATAATATCAGtattactaataataacagtagtaatattaataataataattctggTCATAATGTTAATAATCTTTATGGTCGCAATCCAACTACCTCAAATACTACTAGCCCCACACGATTATCACATTCAAATACGTATTCATCATCTATACATAACGATGATTCACTCGATTCTATTGATTATTCCAGTGATGAGCTAGTATCTACCCCTCCAGATTCTCAACAGTTTGGAAATTTCTATCCTACCTCAATCCCTTCAACTCCAAATAGAggtaattcattaataaaaaataataatttaaatggtaataacaataatatgaatGATAGTATTTTATCTAGTAATGTTTATACAACGAGAGGCGCTACTGTTTTGACATATAGAAACCAATCTCCAAGACGTTTATCAACAGCATCATTACTTCATTctcaattttttgattcAGTATCGCCAGTCAGGCCagattcaaaaaaattattattatccccaactaaaaaatttagagaAATTGCAAAAGTTCCGTTCCGTGTACTAGATGCACCTTCTCTGGCAGATGATTTTTACTATGATTTAATAGATTGGTCGTCAACTGATATGTTAGCAGTTGCCTTGGGTCAATCTATTTTCTTAACcgataataatacaagtgaaattattcatttatgtgatacaaaaaatgaatttacGAGTTTAAGCTGGATAAATACAGGTTCACATATTGCAATTGGCCAAAGTAATGGCATAATAGAAATTTATGATGTTACAAAGAGAAAGTGTATCAGAACTTTATCTGGTCATACTGATCGCACTGCATGTTTATCATGGAATTCACATATATTGACATCTGGTAGCAGAGATCGTACAATACTGCATAGAGATGTTAGAATGAAGGACCCATTTTTTGAACGAATAAAATCCCACACTCAGGAAGTTTGTGGTTTAAAATGGAATGAGTCggataataaattagtCTCTGGTGGTAATGATAACACAGTTAATATTTATGATGGGTGTATGCCAACACCGCTTTTAACGTTGGATGAACATACTGCTGCAGTAAAAGCTTTGGCATGGTCTCCGCATAAAAGAGGAATATTGGCAACAGGTGGGGGTACTGCTgatagaaaattaaaaatttggaatattaatAGTTCAGTGAAAGTAAATGAAGTTGACACGGGTTCTCAAGTTTGTAATATGATATGGTCAAAAAATTCTGATGAACTTGTAACTTCTCATGGTTattctaaatataatttaacaTTGTGGAATTATCCAACATTAGATCCTATTGCAATTTTGAAAGGGCATAGTTTTAGAGTTCTTCATTTAACATTATCATCAGATGGTACAACGGTAGTTTCTGGTGCAGGTGATGAAACTTTGAGatattggaaaatatttgataaagtAAAAGCTAAACCAAAAAGATCATCAATACTTTTCGATTCATTTAATcaaattagataatatgTACTAAAGACAATTTTTACAAGATGATATGATTgctaatgataaaaattatatcgCAGACTACATTCTTTCATGTAACATTATATAgttagaaataaaataactaaaaaataacaatttaTATGCGTATGATATTAGTTGCATTTTTAtgtataaattaaaatatacgtttcatttttgtttaacgcaaaaattataaaatatctttgCTATACTTGTCTTAGTTCCAAATAGtcaaaaattctaaatacATTCGCTAATGAACTAAGGTTGAATGGCTCACAATTTATACGTATTAGAAAAAAGCtaattattatacaatTAAAGTGTAGGGAAATAATTAGAAAACTAACGACTTAGATAATTCTTCTGCTAAATAATCAGCTTCcgatttatatttcaattcatgTATATTTGATACAGTATATCTAATTCTTGTTTGATCATTGTAATTATCTTCACGAGCTCTGATTCTAAAGTCGAGTGTTTTCATTTGTATCTGTTGagtaattttattgaattctTCTGggttattttcttttgtttccATTAAACTTGAAGCATCTAGTCCAATTAGTTGTTGAGCTTGTTCATTAAATAGAGTTAACCAAATTTGATCAGTTTCATCCATTATAGAAATCGTTAGCATATATCTCCATTTTGGCGAAGGGAAACTGACGTCACATTTCTCACACCTCCAGGTACCATCTGTTTGTTCGataacttttttattacagCCTTCAGTTGAACAAGCTGGATAAGCG contains the following coding sequences:
- the TFG2 gene encoding transcription factor IIF subunit TFG2 (similar to Saccharomyces cerevisiae TFG2 (YGR005C); ancestral locus Anc_4.142), with product MNNIIGNTSRTTDMNTTEINSGNDGYQSQDEEVFDGNDIENNETKVYEESLDLNLTNNNRQVWLVRLPMFLAKVWRDRNNLHGQELGKIKINKDGSKIKLMLNENDNDSIPHEYDLELTKKVVENEFVFTEQNLKKYQQREKELAADPEKQRQAYLKKQEREEELKKKQQQQKRRNNRRKFNHRVMTDRDGRDRYIPYVKTIPKKTAVIGTICHECQVMPSMHDPNYNKIVEQRRNIVKYNNKERITTLDETVGVTMSHTGMSMRSDNSNFLKVGREKTKNNIKSIRMPKKEILDYLFKLFDEYDYWSLKGLKERTRQPEAHLKECLDKVATLVKKGPYAFKYTLRPEYKKLKEEERKATLGELADDQGADGQNSDGMLGEGHENQEDQEEEVEMEDVI
- the PRP18 gene encoding mRNA splicing protein PRP18 (similar to Saccharomyces cerevisiae PRP18 (YGR006W); ancestral locus Anc_4.143), whose translation is MNNYEKVHKIIEEENLIELKDLKITLSEISNLSQSNRQNNLFEYNKSKLCKKCNLYIFYLINFKNSSKENRKSLLPLLIDLRNKEIEDNILVSISTILYYYQNKNILKCHESYYSLSIGNIAWPIGITNVGIHERNIKNSKKSNIMVNEVRRLWMSSLKSLLN
- the CDH1 gene encoding Cdh1p (similar to Saccharomyces cerevisiae CDH1 (YGL003C); ancestral locus Anc_4.122), whose translation is MPEKIPNSFLNNTPNSSPLKSKDRKRFRRRSVYIGSSSSSSSILSSPSKRNNKNIYNNPHSAHSTNNNISINHSSSTIGLHHSNSGNNSNNGSSSNLNLNLTKAKSKNTVQYNDRFLPNRTDLDYNSMGSLSNSIKISLNSKPSSTEDQIEVQKERQIDETFDALLKNEIFGEKLLKDSLNNESTIDRIKSTRNSTNFSNTRRRLFDNSNNSPTNSNGPNIFLSGLPSNSNYTSSGNSNASADNISITNNNSSNINNNNSGHNVNNLYGRNPTTSNTTSPTRLSHSNTYSSSIHNDDSLDSIDYSSDELVSTPPDSQQFGNFYPTSIPSTPNRGNSLIKNNNLNGNNNNMNDSILSSNVYTTRGATVLTYRNQSPRRLSTASLLHSQFFDSVSPVRPDSKKLLLSPTKKFREIAKVPFRVLDAPSLADDFYYDLIDWSSTDMLAVALGQSIFLTDNNTSEIIHLCDTKNEFTSLSWINTGSHIAIGQSNGIIEIYDVTKRKCIRTLSGHTDRTACLSWNSHILTSGSRDRTILHRDVRMKDPFFERIKSHTQEVCGLKWNESDNKLVSGGNDNTVNIYDGCMPTPLLTLDEHTAAVKALAWSPHKRGILATGGGTADRKLKIWNINSSVKVNEVDTGSQVCNMIWSKNSDELVTSHGYSKYNLTLWNYPTLDPIAILKGHSFRVLHLTLSSDGTTVVSGAGDETLRYWKIFDKVKAKPKRSSILFDSFNQIR